Proteins encoded by one window of Pseudanabaenaceae cyanobacterium SKYG29:
- the sufC gene encoding Fe-S cluster assembly ATPase SufC, with amino-acid sequence MIIPEAETLLSVQDLTAEVDGTQILKGVNLEVKRGEIHAIMGPNGSGKSTFSKVLAGHPDYTVTGGSITFKGHNLLEWEPEIRAREGLFLAFQYPLEIPGVTNSEFLRISCNAVRKHRGLPELDLLDFSDFIEEKLKIVEMNPAFLQRSVNEGFSGGEKKRNEIVQMAVMEPELAILDETDSGLDIDALKIVAAGVNQLSNAQNATIVITHYQRLLNYIVPDFVHVMEEGKIVLTGGKDLALELESRGYQEIDWV; translated from the coding sequence ATGATCATTCCTGAAGCAGAGACATTGTTATCTGTGCAAGACCTGACTGCTGAAGTAGATGGCACCCAGATATTGAAGGGAGTCAACCTGGAAGTGAAACGGGGAGAAATTCACGCCATCATGGGCCCCAACGGATCGGGAAAGAGTACCTTTTCTAAAGTGCTGGCAGGACATCCCGATTACACTGTTACAGGGGGCAGTATCACTTTTAAGGGACACAACTTACTAGAGTGGGAGCCAGAAATCCGAGCGCGGGAAGGGTTGTTCCTCGCTTTTCAGTATCCCCTAGAGATTCCAGGGGTGACCAATTCGGAGTTTTTACGCATCTCCTGTAATGCTGTACGGAAGCACCGTGGTTTGCCAGAGTTGGATTTGTTGGATTTTAGTGACTTTATAGAAGAGAAACTAAAGATTGTGGAGATGAACCCTGCCTTTTTACAGCGCAGTGTCAATGAAGGCTTTTCCGGCGGTGAGAAAAAAAGAAATGAGATTGTGCAGATGGCAGTGATGGAGCCAGAGCTAGCTATCCTAGATGAAACGGACTCAGGGTTGGATATTGATGCCCTCAAAATTGTAGCGGCAGGGGTCAATCAACTCAGCAATGCCCAAAACGCTACGATCGTAATTACCCACTACCAAAGACTGTTAAACTACATAGTCCCTGATTTTGTGCACGTCATGGAAGAGGGAAAAATTGTGTTAACAGGGGGGAAAGACCTGGCATTAGAACTGGAATCCCGCGGTTACCAGGAAATTGATTGGGTCTAA
- a CDS encoding class A beta-lactamase-related serine hydrolase — protein sequence MRRLRQRRSRAQRKPMPLWLLLARLLIVILVPLVALSLIIGTVSALFNRPAPPSPAAQQPTAPTPPPLPLKQEIPTLAAAIKELVPKSEADKLTLYVMLYEPDQGGYVDINASTLTAAASLIKLPILVAFLEQVDRQGIALDETLQLTEDVKAPEAGILQDRPLGTKVPALEVATLMITESDNTATNMLIKRLGGIEPINDRFKQWGMSQTRLRNYLPDLQGTNTTTAKELVELFNKVEQNQLLSLRSRDLFMDILLQTKNNNLIAAPLGETSRVRHKTGTIATLVGDTAMIDTPNGKRYFLTVMVKRPPEDGTAEELIRKISATVYDYFQSGKAPLPPTSLTNEVLN from the coding sequence GGCTCGCCTGCTGATTGTCATCCTTGTGCCCCTCGTGGCTCTCAGTTTGATTATCGGTACTGTTTCTGCCCTCTTCAATCGTCCTGCTCCCCCTTCCCCCGCTGCCCAGCAGCCCACTGCACCTACTCCTCCACCCCTGCCCCTAAAACAGGAAATCCCAACTCTTGCTGCTGCTATCAAAGAGCTTGTCCCCAAAAGTGAAGCTGATAAACTCACCCTCTATGTTATGCTCTATGAACCGGACCAGGGGGGGTATGTGGACATCAATGCCAGTACCCTCACCGCTGCCGCTAGCTTGATTAAACTACCTATTCTGGTTGCCTTTTTAGAACAGGTTGACCGGCAAGGGATTGCCCTCGATGAAACGCTGCAACTGACAGAGGATGTGAAAGCTCCTGAAGCGGGTATCCTGCAAGACCGCCCGCTGGGGACAAAAGTACCTGCCCTGGAAGTGGCTACCTTGATGATCACGGAGAGCGATAACACTGCTACCAATATGCTGATCAAGCGTTTAGGGGGGATTGAGCCAATCAACGATCGGTTTAAGCAATGGGGCATGAGTCAGACGCGGTTGCGCAATTACCTACCAGACCTCCAGGGGACGAATACCACCACTGCCAAGGAGTTAGTGGAACTGTTTAACAAAGTGGAACAAAACCAGTTACTGTCTCTCCGCAGTCGTGACTTGTTTATGGACATTCTGCTCCAGACCAAAAACAATAATCTAATTGCTGCTCCCCTGGGGGAAACTAGCCGCGTTAGACACAAAACCGGCACGATCGCTACTCTGGTAGGGGATACTGCTATGATTGATACTCCCAATGGCAAGCGCTACTTTTTAACGGTGATGGTGAAACGTCCCCCCGAAGACGGCACGGCAGAAGAACTAATCCGCAAAATTTCCGCCACGGTGTACGACTACTTCCAGTCCGGCAAGGCACCCTTACCCCCAACCTCCCTCACCAACGAAGTGTTAAACTAG